One genomic window of Solanum dulcamara chromosome 10, daSolDulc1.2, whole genome shotgun sequence includes the following:
- the LOC129871468 gene encoding probable calcium-binding protein CML36, with amino-acid sequence MKFPKNFFKSKKSRSLSRTDDPSYSSSSSSSNKGGGGGISTPTSVLPTLSNEISADEWSEISTAGVYSDLVQAFSLIDNGDGKIRKERLKAILSRVGGKSPPSEEELVLLLDELDKNGDGCISLEDFETISSALPPSAAAEDVAEMKDAFDFFDEDHDGRITGEELFNVFRMIGDERCTLEECKRMIRRVDKNGDGFVCFEDFCLMMEQQR; translated from the coding sequence ATGAAGTTCCCCAAAAACTTCTTCAAGTCCAAAAAATCCCGTTCCCTTTCCAGAACCGATGATCCGTCTtactcctcttcttcctcctcttccaaTAAAGGCGGTGGAGGCGGTATCTCTACTCCTACGAGCGTATTACCGACTTTATCCAACGAGATCTCAGCTGACGAGTGGTCCGAGATCTCTACCGCTGGAGTTTACTCCGACTTAGTCCAAGCGTTTTCCTTAATCGATAACGGAGACGGTAAGATAAGGAAGGAACGGCTCAAGGCGATTTTAAGCAGAGTTGGAGGTAAATCTCCTCCGAGCGAGGAGGAACTGGTGTTGTTGCTTGATGAATTGGATAAGAACGGAGATGGATGTATAAGTCTAGAGGATTTTGAAACTATCAGCTCGGCGTTGCCGCCGTCGGCGGCGGCGGAAGATGTAGCTGAGATGAAAGATGCGTTTGATTTCTTCGACGAGGATCACGACGGGAGAATCACCGGCGAGGAATTGTTCAACGTGTTTAGAATGATCGGCGATGAGCGGTGCACGTTAGAGGAATGTAAGCGTATGATAAGAAGAGTAGATAAAAATGGAGACGGATTCGTCTGCTTCGAGGATTTTTGTCTTATGATGGAACAgcagagataa